The genomic window GCTGCCCGGCGGCTTCGTGCATGTCGGTGAAGAACTGCACGAAGCCGCCCTCAGAGAACTGCGCGACGAAACCAGCATCGAACTGGAGCCGCGCCATCTCGAGCAGTTTTATACGTTCGGCGCGATTGGCCGCGATCCACGCGGGCGCATCGTCAGCGTGGCGCACTTGGCGGTGTTGCCGTACGGCACGGTGCATGTGATGGGCGGAGCCACCACCCTTCACGCCGATTGGTTTCCCGCCCACGCGCCGCCGCCGCTGGCTTTTGACCACGCGGTGATCTTGGGGCGGGCCATCAAGCGCCTGCAATTGCGGCTGGAGTACGCCAATTTGGCGCTGGAATTTTTGGCCGAAACCTTTACCCTGCCCGAATTGCAAGGCGTCTACGAAGCGATTTTGAACCGGGCACTCGACAAGCGCAACTTCCGCAAGCGCTTGCTGGCGCAGGGCATTTTGACGCCCAGCGGTGAGCGCCGCAGCGGCGTGGGGCGGCCCGCTCAACTGTATAAGCGGGCCAAGGGAACGCGCACCGGGCTGCTGTAGGGAGAGTCGGCCCCCCTACAAATGTCTTTACAAATACTGCCGGTGATCCGAGAGCATGCAGCGGTCTTGAATGACCTCGATGCCGTTGGCGCTCAGTTCGGCGGCCACCGCGTCGTCTTTGATGCCGAGTTGCAGCCAAACCACCTTGGGCAGCGGATTCATGGCCAGAATTTCTGGCAGGTGGTCGCGCACCTTGTCGCTGCGGCGAAAGATTTCCACCACGTCGACGGGCACGCTCAGCTCCGTCAAGCGGCTGACCACCGGATGCCCGAAGGCTTTGGCCTGGCGCGAGGCCAGCGCCGGATTGACGCCGTAGACTTTGTAGCCTTGGCGCTCCAAGTATTCCGGCACGTAGTGGGCAGGCTTGGCGCTGTCGGCGTGGTAGCCGATGACGGCCACCGATTTGCTGTCTTCTAGCACGCGCACAATGGCTTTGGGATCAGTCAGGATGGTCATCTTGGCTCCTTAGTGCTGGGAGAATTAGAGCTGTGCAAAGGCGTGCTGCGCGGCGCTGAGCGTGAAGTCTAAATCGGTAGGGGTGTGGGCCGCCGAAACGAAGATGCTTTCAAACTGCGAGGGTGCCCAGTAGACGCCGCCTGAGAGCAGCGCCTGAAACCATTTGCCGAAGGCGGCGGTGTCGGCCCGCGCCGCTTGGCCGTAATCTCGCACTTTGCCTTCCAAAAAGAAAGCCGTGAGCATGCTCCCGATCTGGTTGACGGTCAGCGGCAGGCCGGCTTGCCCGGCGAGGTCGCGCAGCCCTGAGCCCAGCGCGGCGGTGTAGCGCTCAAGCCGCTGATAGATTTCGGGGTCGCGCTCAAGTTCGCCGAGTGTCGCCAGCCCCGCCGCCATGGCCAGCGGGTTGCCGCTGAGCGTTCCGGCTTGGTAAACCGGCCCCACCGGAGACACGAAATCCATGATATCGGTTCGCCCACCGTAAGCGCCCACCGGCAGGCCGCCGCCGATGATTTTTCCCCAGCAGTACAAATCGGGTTTCAGGCCCAGCAGCCCAGAAGCACCTTTTAATGACAGCCGAAAGCCGGTCATCACTTCGTCGGCCACCAGCAGCGCTCCAGATTCGCGGACGCGGTTGAGCGCGGCCACAAATTCGGCGCTGGGAATCAGCACGCCCGCGTTGCCCACCACCGGCTCAAAGATAACGGCGGCGATTTCATGGCCGCGCTCACGCATGATGGTGTCCAAGCCCGCTGGGTCGTTGTAATCGGCCACCAAGGTCAGCGAGGCGTATTCCGGCGGCACTCCGGCGCTGCTGGGCGCGGCCTGACCGAGCTGATCGGCGTTGGTCATCAGCCCGCTGCCCGCTTCCACGAGGAGGGCGTCGGCGTGGCCGTGATAGTTGCCCCTGAATTTAAGGGTGTACTTCCTGGCGGGGTCGTTGCTGCCGGTAAAACCGCGTGCCAGCCGCAGGGCGCTCATGGTCGCCTCAGTGCCGCTGCTGACGAATCTCACCTTGTCCACCCCGGTGATGCGGGTGACGAGTTCGGCCAGGAGCACCTCGCGCTCGTTGGGCGCACCGAAACTGGTGCCGTCTTGGAGCGCTGCGGCCACCGCTTCCCGCACGGCAGGATGGTTGTGGCCCAAAATCATCGGCCCCCACGAGCCGATGTAATCCAAATACTGCTTTCCGTCGGCGTCGGTCAGGCGGGGGCCGTCGGCGCGGGCGATAAAGCGCGGGGTACCGCCCACCGATTTGAAGGCCCGCACCGGCGAATTGACGCCGCCGGGAATGACTTTTTGGGCACGCTCAAAGAGAGCTTCAGAGACGGGAACGCTGGGCAGAGTGGGCGCGGCGGTCAAAGGGCGCTCCGGCGGGTGAGAAGCAAATTCATGACTTCACGTTACGCCGCCGAGCGAGCGGTGAAGAGCGAGAAGCCCACAGACTCGGCGCAGATGAGCTTAGATGAAGGGAGCCGCAATTTAAGCCTGCGCCGCGCCGTCCACATCTTCTGCCACTTCTTCTTCGGGCGCACCGTCTTCCGCTTCGGCCACAGCCCGCTTTTTGACTTTGCCGATTTCCTTGACCCGTCCCGAGAACAGCCGCGTGACTTCCAAGTAGTTGGGATGCGCCCTCACGTCTCCGGCGGGGCCATTGGCGGCTTTGGCAGGCACGGAGCGGTTCGGGGGAGCTGGTGCTTGAACGGCTTGCGTTTGGGCGGCGGGCGGGGGCGTGGCCCTTTGCTGAAGTGCTCCCGGCGGTGCGGCGCTCAGTTCCACCGGCCCGCCGAGGTCGTCCCAGTCGGGTTCTTGACTGACCTCGAGCGGAATATACAACTCGCGCTCATGGTTGGCTGGCGGCGGTATTGGGCGCTGACCAGGAGCGGCCACCGGGTCGGCGGCGTGGCGTTGGGCCTGTGGGCGGCGCTCCGGCAGTGGGGCGGGCGCGGCGTCGTCGGGCGAGGCGGGCAGGGGCGTGATTGGTAAAGGAGCAGGCCGAACCGGGTCAGGCCTCGCGGACGCAGGTTGATTTGGTGTCGGACGGGTTTGACGGGCGCTCGGCTCAAAGTCAGGCAAGTCGGGCAGTTCCGGCGCGTCTGGTTCACTGGCTGGCTGATCAACAACTTGCTCAAGCGGCGCAAGCGTGGCCGCGCTGCTGGCGCTGCGGGCATTTGCAGATCCGGGACGGCGT from Deinococcus detaillensis includes these protein-coding regions:
- a CDS encoding NUDIX hydrolase: MTLSLPPQATQVGLAVDVAAFAIHEGKLHALLIERATLPHLQTWALPGGFVHVGEELHEAALRELRDETSIELEPRHLEQFYTFGAIGRDPRGRIVSVAHLAVLPYGTVHVMGGATTLHADWFPAHAPPPLAFDHAVILGRAIKRLQLRLEYANLALEFLAETFTLPELQGVYEAILNRALDKRNFRKRLLAQGILTPSGERRSGVGRPAQLYKRAKGTRTGLL
- a CDS encoding CoA-binding protein, translated to MTILTDPKAIVRVLEDSKSVAVIGYHADSAKPAHYVPEYLERQGYKVYGVNPALASRQAKAFGHPVVSRLTELSVPVDVVEIFRRSDKVRDHLPEILAMNPLPKVVWLQLGIKDDAVAAELSANGIEVIQDRCMLSDHRQYL
- the hemL gene encoding glutamate-1-semialdehyde 2,1-aminomutase is translated as MTAAPTLPSVPVSEALFERAQKVIPGGVNSPVRAFKSVGGTPRFIARADGPRLTDADGKQYLDYIGSWGPMILGHNHPAVREAVAAALQDGTSFGAPNEREVLLAELVTRITGVDKVRFVSSGTEATMSALRLARGFTGSNDPARKYTLKFRGNYHGHADALLVEAGSGLMTNADQLGQAAPSSAGVPPEYASLTLVADYNDPAGLDTIMRERGHEIAAVIFEPVVGNAGVLIPSAEFVAALNRVRESGALLVADEVMTGFRLSLKGASGLLGLKPDLYCWGKIIGGGLPVGAYGGRTDIMDFVSPVGPVYQAGTLSGNPLAMAAGLATLGELERDPEIYQRLERYTAALGSGLRDLAGQAGLPLTVNQIGSMLTAFFLEGKVRDYGQAARADTAAFGKWFQALLSGGVYWAPSQFESIFVSAAHTPTDLDFTLSAAQHAFAQL